The Polynucleobacter sp. VK25 genome segment GTAACGCTGTTCTAAAAGGTAGCGAAGGTTTGGCAAAAATGATGAGCGGATTGATTCGCCAAGAATTTAATCGCTCATGGCTTACCAAGTTAATGGCGATTTGCGCTATGGTGCCATTGCTGAGAGTTCGTAAGCGCGTTGATCATCGTCGTTATAACGGCGCGGTATTGTTGGGTTTGCGTGGTTGCGTAATCAAGAGTCATGGTTCTGCTGATCGCTTTGCCTTTGGCTTTGCTTTAGACCGCGCCTATGAAGCAGCTAAGAACCGCATGGTAGAGCGTATTGCTGCAGCGTTTGTGGTGGAGACAAAAGAATGAGTATCTTTGCAAGAGTGGCCGGTACTGGTAGTTATCTTCCCGAGTTGCGCCTAACCAACCAGGATTTAGTTGAGCGTCTCGCCAAAACTGGCTTAGAGACCAGCGATGAGTGGATTAAAACACGTAGTGGTATTTCTGCGCGTCACTTCGCGGCTCAGAATGAGTTGACGAGTGATCTAGCAGTGAAGGCTTCACAAGCTGCATTAGATAGCGCAGGCATTACCTCTGAAGATTTAGATCTGATTATTTTGGCTACGTCTACGCCAGACCATTTAGGTGGCTTTCCAAGTACGGCTTGTGTAGTGCAAGACAAATTAGGCGCACATACTGCTTGTGCAGCTTTCGATGTGCAAGCAGTATGTGCTGGCTTTACTTATGCACTTGCTATTGCAGATGCGTTTATTCGTTCTGGTTCATACAAAAAAGTATTAGTGATTGGTGCTGAGACCTTCTCACGCATCCTCAATTTTCAAGATCGCGGAACTTGCGTCTTATTTGGCGATGGTGCTGGAGCTGTCGTGCTCGAGGCCTCTAAAGAAGCAGGCATTTTATCTACTGCACTTCATGCTGATGGTAGTCAGCGCGATATTTTGTGCGTTCCTGGGCGTGCTGGGAATGGTGAAGTGCATGGCTCACCATTCATGACCATGGACGGTCCCGCTGTCTTTAAGCTTGCTGTCAAAGTCTTAGAGCAAGTCGCACATGAGGTGCTTGAAAAAGCGAATCTCAAGCCTGAGCAAATCGATTGGTTAGTGCCGCATCAAGCCAACATTCGCATTATGGAAGGCACAGCCAAAAAGATGGGCATGTCCATGGATAAGGTAATTGTTACCGTTCATGAGCATGGCAATACCTCAGCTGCCTCTATTCCATTGGCACTGGATTCTGGAGTGCGCTCTGGACAAATCAAGCGTGGTCAACATCTTTTGTTAGAGGGTGTTGGTGGTGGTTTCGCTTGGGGCGCGGTTGCCATTAAATATTAAGAACAGTTCACCTCTTATTTATCCATCTCTTTAATTTCTTTCACTAGCGAATTAATCACATGACATTTGCATTTGTATTCCCA includes the following:
- a CDS encoding beta-ketoacyl-ACP synthase III, which codes for MSIFARVAGTGSYLPELRLTNQDLVERLAKTGLETSDEWIKTRSGISARHFAAQNELTSDLAVKASQAALDSAGITSEDLDLIILATSTPDHLGGFPSTACVVQDKLGAHTACAAFDVQAVCAGFTYALAIADAFIRSGSYKKVLVIGAETFSRILNFQDRGTCVLFGDGAGAVVLEASKEAGILSTALHADGSQRDILCVPGRAGNGEVHGSPFMTMDGPAVFKLAVKVLEQVAHEVLEKANLKPEQIDWLVPHQANIRIMEGTAKKMGMSMDKVIVTVHEHGNTSAASIPLALDSGVRSGQIKRGQHLLLEGVGGGFAWGAVAIKY